The following coding sequences lie in one Sorghum bicolor cultivar BTx623 chromosome 6, Sorghum_bicolor_NCBIv3, whole genome shotgun sequence genomic window:
- the LOC8072321 gene encoding uncharacterized protein LOC8072321 isoform X2 has product MAPPPEFVEVRCAGCGETLEVEPGLSEFACPDCGTQQALPPELMPPPPPRPRRALPIPSRRPAAATAPVPVPVPVPVPVPVPAPASLPCVACSALLSVPAGLARFACPLCSVELTVDGGRLRVYLASPPHATVSVLAPPPAGITLRPSPHRRLEGQVEKYNHPTRSVHREEAFSSSRTEAIHTVLAQKESSIYSAHREESRIEALSKTIAKASERKTKLPACLESTGVVRPEPPVHSSSASRAQVHPSNYSFRAQEQQPVEDTASQGEHINENRAVSSTFQHETIETSNPVNRVEQDQGEYHSKTTGWNLKRKRSGGTASGQKGKKKGLPCYPNGGPHLRRSARLSKQPENPINNEPAQQPAASNQCNSDLDLNIDKIISNLCRSPSPQLQMPRASSNQSGRVDAATGPPVSNHTAPQDRQLPLSYSQLYPPEVPGEHWLDRSGDEQPHSPDARFHDVHMQGQWQQEDAQRGHSLLGSVVKSSGKRRGRGHQPTRLTQPRREVDRPVLTPNIIDKWDVDPPCPKVASTITVLLKQKYPGSTYLPAGQRREDPPSGEMVLHWQQYPPETRDVILNEFLQRYKWAPGREAECLKVFERRAARQFASILSQEKRNVRAKFAAVDKSNETSGAHRSNGHAESEEEDQEEEEPKDQQALERTDDEDPLLWKPFPPAWMLPNWWERLCEHWAKEEVLKMSSQNRKNRFTKGRAHHTSGSRSIAIHRQLMVIENGGMPVSELEVFNKTHRRKGGTGEFVSERAKRTVEGFTKCMEEAGDKNIDPHVAWVQQVGGRNRGRYYGLTGIIEKDKVDEVAKSMPDCFGKNGQRQKFTQEQVQQMINQALQGLNETWEQKFKSLEQSVRGVPLLGSDPKHPPGSSAARQGGQEDQLRHLDASYSHTGGSDADDDVEVVSTSV; this is encoded by the exons atggcgccgccgccggaatTCGTCGAGGTGCGGTGCGCGGGGTGCGGCGAGACGCTGGAGGTGGAGCCGGGGCTCTCCGAGTTCGCTTGCCCCGACTGCGGGACCCAGCAGGCGCTCCCGCCGGAGCTCATGCCCCCACCCCCGCCGCGCCCGCGCAGGGCGCTGCCCATCCCAAGCCGCCgacccgccgccgccacggcgcCAGTGCCTGTTCCCGTacccgtgcccgtgcccgtgcctgTGCCGGCTCCCGCGAGTTTGCCGTGCGTCGCCTGCTCCGCGCTGCTGAGCGTGCCGGCGGGCCTCGCGCGCTTCGCGTGCCCTCTTTGCAGTGTCGAGCTTACCGTCGACGGCGGGCGTCTCCGGGTATACCTCGCCTCGCCGCCCCACGCCACAGTCTCAGTCCTGGCGCCGCCCCCAGCCGGCATTACTTTGAGGCCATCTCCACACCGGCGTCTCGAG GGTCAAGTAGAAAAGTATAATCACCCGACTCGTTCAGTTCATAGAGAGGAGGCCTTCAGTTCTTCTAGAACAGAAGCAATCCACACCGTGTTGGCACAAAAAGAGTCCAGTATCTATTCAGCTCACAGAGAGGAGTCACGTATTGAAGCACTCAGTAAGACTATTGCAAAGGCTAGCGAGAGGAAGACTAAATTGCCTGCTTGTCTTGAATCTACTGGCGTGGTACGTCCAGAGCCTCCCGTACACTCAAGCTCAGCCTCTCGGGCACAAGTTCATCCTTCCAATTATTCATTTCGTGCCCAAGAACAGCAACCTGTGGAGGACACTGCAAGTCAAGGAGAGCACATAAATGAAAATCGAGCTGTATCAAGTACCTTCCAGCATGAAACAATAGAGACCTCAAATCCAGTCAACCGTGTTGAACAGGACCAAGGTGAGTATCACAGCAAAACAACTGGATGGAATCTGAAGAGGAAAAGGAGTGGTGGGACAGCCAGTGGTCAGAAGGGGAAAAAGAAGGGCTTGCCTTGTTATCCAAATGGAGGCCCCCATCTTAGGCGTAGTGCACGTTTGTCAAAGCAGCCAGAAAATCCTATCAACAATGAGCCTGCTCAGCAGCCAGCTGCTTCGAATCAATGTAATTCGGATTTAGATCTAAACATTGATAAAATCATTTCCAATCTGTGTCGCAGTCCATCGCCTCAGCTTCAAATGCCTCGAGCAAGCTCAAACCAGTCAGGCAGAGTTGATGCAGCCACTGGACCACCTGTGTCAAATCATACTGCACCTCAAGATAGGCAACTCCCACTCAGCTACAGTCAATTGTACCCTCCAGAGGTCCCCGGTGAACACTGGCTTGATAGAAGTGGTGACGAGCAGCCACATTCACCAGATGCCCGATTTCATGATGTGCATATGCAAGGGCAATGGCAACAG GAGGATGCTCAGAGGGGCCACTCCCTATTAGGATCTGTTGTGAAATCATCAGGGAAGCGTAGAGGACGTGGACATCAACCTACAAGACTAACCCAACCACGAAGGGAGGTTGACAGGCCTGTCTTGACACCTAATATTATTGA CAAATGGGACGTCGATCCACCTTGTCCTAAGGTGGCCTCTACCATCACTGTTCTTTTGAAGCAGAAGTACCCTGGGTCTACCTATCTGCCAGCTGGTCAGCGAAGAGAAGATCCACCCAGTGGGGAAATGGTTCTCCACTGGCAACAGTATCCTCCAGAAACAAGGGATGTTATTTTGAATGAATTTCTT CAACGCTACAAGTGGGCCCCTGGCCGAGAAGCAGAGTGTCTGAAGGTATTTGAACGCAGAGCAGCAAGGCAGTTTGCTTCTATCCTAAGCCAAGAGAAGCGCAATGTTAGAGCAAAGTTTGCTGCAGTAGACAAATCCAATGAAACTTCAGGTGCGCATAGGTCCAACGGACATGCAGAGTCAGAAGAGGaagatcaagaagaagaagaacccaaGGACCAGCAGGCATTAGAGAGAACTGATGATGAAGACCCCTTGCTGTGGAAACCTTTCCCCCCTGCATGGATGCTTCCGAATTGGTGGGAAAGGTTATGCGAGCACTGGGCCAAAGAAGAAGTCTTAAAGATGTCTTCCCAGAACAGGAAGAACCGATTCACTAAAGGCCGTGCTCATCACACGTCGGGTTCACGGAGCATTGCCATCCACAGGCAGCTTATG GTTATAGAAAATGGTGGGATGCCAGTGTCAGAACTAGAGGTATTCAACAAGACCCATAGGCGTAAAGGTGGCACAGGGGAATTCGTCAGCGAGAGAGCAAAGCGAACTGTG GAGGGCTTCACGAAATGTATGGAGGAGGCTGGTGATAAGAACATAGACCCCCACGTTGCATGGGTGCAGCAAGTAGGGGGACGGAACCGTGGAAGGTACTATGGGCTCACTGGTATCATTGAGAAGGACAAGGTTGATGAAGTAGCAAAGTCCATGCCAGATTGTTTTGGTAAAAATGGGCAACGGCAGAAATTCACACAGGAGCAGGTGCAGCAGATGATTAATCAGGCCTTGCAGGGGTTAAATGAAACCTGGGAGCAGAAGTTTAAGTCCTTGGAGCAAAGTGTGCGTGGTGTGCCACTGTTAGGTAGTGATCCCAAG CATCCTCCTGGATCTTCTGCGGCTAGACAGGGAGGCCAGGAGGATCAGTTAAGACATCTG GATGCGTCATATTCGCACACCGGGGGAAGCGACGCGGATGACGATGTTGAAGTGGTGTCTACCAGCGTCTGA
- the LOC8072321 gene encoding uncharacterized protein LOC8072321 isoform X3 — protein MAPPPEFVEVRCAGCGETLEVEPGLSEFACPDCGTQQALPPELMPPPPPRPRRALPIPSRRPAAATAPVPVPVPVPVPVPVPAPASLPCVACSALLSVPAGLARFACPLCSVELTVDGGRLRVYLASPPHATVSVLAPPPAGITLRPSPHRRLEQGQVEKYNHPTRSVHREEAFSSSRTEAIHTVLAQKESSIYSAHREESRIEALSKTIAKASERKTKLPACLESTGVVRPEPPVHSSSASRAQVHPSNYSFRAQEQQPVEDTASQGEHINENRAVSSTFQHETIETSNPVNRVEQDQGEYHSKTTGWNLKRKRSGGTASGQKGKKKGLPCYPNGGPHLRRSARLSKQPENPINNEPAQQPAASNQCNSDLDLNIDKIISNLCRSPSPQLQMPRASSNQSGRVDAATGPPVSNHTAPQDRQLPLSYSQLYPPEVPGEHWLDRSGDEQPHSPDARFHDVHMQGQWQQRGHSLLGSVVKSSGKRRGRGHQPTRLTQPRREVDRPVLTPNIIDKWDVDPPCPKVASTITVLLKQKYPGSTYLPAGQRREDPPSGEMVLHWQQYPPETRDVILNEFLQRYKWAPGREAECLKVFERRAARQFASILSQEKRNVRAKFAAVDKSNETSGAHRSNGHAESEEEDQEEEEPKDQQALERTDDEDPLLWKPFPPAWMLPNWWERLCEHWAKEEVLKMSSQNRKNRFTKGRAHHTSGSRSIAIHRQLMVIENGGMPVSELEVFNKTHRRKGGTGEFVSERAKRTVEGFTKCMEEAGDKNIDPHVAWVQQVGGRNRGRYYGLTGIIEKDKVDEVAKSMPDCFGKNGQRQKFTQEQVQQMINQALQGLNETWEQKFKSLEQSVRGVPLLGSDPKHPPGSSAARQGGQEDQLRHLDASYSHTGGSDADDDVEVVSTSV, from the exons atggcgccgccgccggaatTCGTCGAGGTGCGGTGCGCGGGGTGCGGCGAGACGCTGGAGGTGGAGCCGGGGCTCTCCGAGTTCGCTTGCCCCGACTGCGGGACCCAGCAGGCGCTCCCGCCGGAGCTCATGCCCCCACCCCCGCCGCGCCCGCGCAGGGCGCTGCCCATCCCAAGCCGCCgacccgccgccgccacggcgcCAGTGCCTGTTCCCGTacccgtgcccgtgcccgtgcctgTGCCGGCTCCCGCGAGTTTGCCGTGCGTCGCCTGCTCCGCGCTGCTGAGCGTGCCGGCGGGCCTCGCGCGCTTCGCGTGCCCTCTTTGCAGTGTCGAGCTTACCGTCGACGGCGGGCGTCTCCGGGTATACCTCGCCTCGCCGCCCCACGCCACAGTCTCAGTCCTGGCGCCGCCCCCAGCCGGCATTACTTTGAGGCCATCTCCACACCGGCGTCTCGAG CAGGGTCAAGTAGAAAAGTATAATCACCCGACTCGTTCAGTTCATAGAGAGGAGGCCTTCAGTTCTTCTAGAACAGAAGCAATCCACACCGTGTTGGCACAAAAAGAGTCCAGTATCTATTCAGCTCACAGAGAGGAGTCACGTATTGAAGCACTCAGTAAGACTATTGCAAAGGCTAGCGAGAGGAAGACTAAATTGCCTGCTTGTCTTGAATCTACTGGCGTGGTACGTCCAGAGCCTCCCGTACACTCAAGCTCAGCCTCTCGGGCACAAGTTCATCCTTCCAATTATTCATTTCGTGCCCAAGAACAGCAACCTGTGGAGGACACTGCAAGTCAAGGAGAGCACATAAATGAAAATCGAGCTGTATCAAGTACCTTCCAGCATGAAACAATAGAGACCTCAAATCCAGTCAACCGTGTTGAACAGGACCAAGGTGAGTATCACAGCAAAACAACTGGATGGAATCTGAAGAGGAAAAGGAGTGGTGGGACAGCCAGTGGTCAGAAGGGGAAAAAGAAGGGCTTGCCTTGTTATCCAAATGGAGGCCCCCATCTTAGGCGTAGTGCACGTTTGTCAAAGCAGCCAGAAAATCCTATCAACAATGAGCCTGCTCAGCAGCCAGCTGCTTCGAATCAATGTAATTCGGATTTAGATCTAAACATTGATAAAATCATTTCCAATCTGTGTCGCAGTCCATCGCCTCAGCTTCAAATGCCTCGAGCAAGCTCAAACCAGTCAGGCAGAGTTGATGCAGCCACTGGACCACCTGTGTCAAATCATACTGCACCTCAAGATAGGCAACTCCCACTCAGCTACAGTCAATTGTACCCTCCAGAGGTCCCCGGTGAACACTGGCTTGATAGAAGTGGTGACGAGCAGCCACATTCACCAGATGCCCGATTTCATGATGTGCATATGCAAGGGCAATGGCAACAG AGGGGCCACTCCCTATTAGGATCTGTTGTGAAATCATCAGGGAAGCGTAGAGGACGTGGACATCAACCTACAAGACTAACCCAACCACGAAGGGAGGTTGACAGGCCTGTCTTGACACCTAATATTATTGA CAAATGGGACGTCGATCCACCTTGTCCTAAGGTGGCCTCTACCATCACTGTTCTTTTGAAGCAGAAGTACCCTGGGTCTACCTATCTGCCAGCTGGTCAGCGAAGAGAAGATCCACCCAGTGGGGAAATGGTTCTCCACTGGCAACAGTATCCTCCAGAAACAAGGGATGTTATTTTGAATGAATTTCTT CAACGCTACAAGTGGGCCCCTGGCCGAGAAGCAGAGTGTCTGAAGGTATTTGAACGCAGAGCAGCAAGGCAGTTTGCTTCTATCCTAAGCCAAGAGAAGCGCAATGTTAGAGCAAAGTTTGCTGCAGTAGACAAATCCAATGAAACTTCAGGTGCGCATAGGTCCAACGGACATGCAGAGTCAGAAGAGGaagatcaagaagaagaagaacccaaGGACCAGCAGGCATTAGAGAGAACTGATGATGAAGACCCCTTGCTGTGGAAACCTTTCCCCCCTGCATGGATGCTTCCGAATTGGTGGGAAAGGTTATGCGAGCACTGGGCCAAAGAAGAAGTCTTAAAGATGTCTTCCCAGAACAGGAAGAACCGATTCACTAAAGGCCGTGCTCATCACACGTCGGGTTCACGGAGCATTGCCATCCACAGGCAGCTTATG GTTATAGAAAATGGTGGGATGCCAGTGTCAGAACTAGAGGTATTCAACAAGACCCATAGGCGTAAAGGTGGCACAGGGGAATTCGTCAGCGAGAGAGCAAAGCGAACTGTG GAGGGCTTCACGAAATGTATGGAGGAGGCTGGTGATAAGAACATAGACCCCCACGTTGCATGGGTGCAGCAAGTAGGGGGACGGAACCGTGGAAGGTACTATGGGCTCACTGGTATCATTGAGAAGGACAAGGTTGATGAAGTAGCAAAGTCCATGCCAGATTGTTTTGGTAAAAATGGGCAACGGCAGAAATTCACACAGGAGCAGGTGCAGCAGATGATTAATCAGGCCTTGCAGGGGTTAAATGAAACCTGGGAGCAGAAGTTTAAGTCCTTGGAGCAAAGTGTGCGTGGTGTGCCACTGTTAGGTAGTGATCCCAAG CATCCTCCTGGATCTTCTGCGGCTAGACAGGGAGGCCAGGAGGATCAGTTAAGACATCTG GATGCGTCATATTCGCACACCGGGGGAAGCGACGCGGATGACGATGTTGAAGTGGTGTCTACCAGCGTCTGA
- the LOC8072321 gene encoding uncharacterized protein LOC8072321 isoform X1, producing MAPPPEFVEVRCAGCGETLEVEPGLSEFACPDCGTQQALPPELMPPPPPRPRRALPIPSRRPAAATAPVPVPVPVPVPVPVPAPASLPCVACSALLSVPAGLARFACPLCSVELTVDGGRLRVYLASPPHATVSVLAPPPAGITLRPSPHRRLEQGQVEKYNHPTRSVHREEAFSSSRTEAIHTVLAQKESSIYSAHREESRIEALSKTIAKASERKTKLPACLESTGVVRPEPPVHSSSASRAQVHPSNYSFRAQEQQPVEDTASQGEHINENRAVSSTFQHETIETSNPVNRVEQDQGEYHSKTTGWNLKRKRSGGTASGQKGKKKGLPCYPNGGPHLRRSARLSKQPENPINNEPAQQPAASNQCNSDLDLNIDKIISNLCRSPSPQLQMPRASSNQSGRVDAATGPPVSNHTAPQDRQLPLSYSQLYPPEVPGEHWLDRSGDEQPHSPDARFHDVHMQGQWQQEDAQRGHSLLGSVVKSSGKRRGRGHQPTRLTQPRREVDRPVLTPNIIDKWDVDPPCPKVASTITVLLKQKYPGSTYLPAGQRREDPPSGEMVLHWQQYPPETRDVILNEFLQRYKWAPGREAECLKVFERRAARQFASILSQEKRNVRAKFAAVDKSNETSGAHRSNGHAESEEEDQEEEEPKDQQALERTDDEDPLLWKPFPPAWMLPNWWERLCEHWAKEEVLKMSSQNRKNRFTKGRAHHTSGSRSIAIHRQLMVIENGGMPVSELEVFNKTHRRKGGTGEFVSERAKRTVEGFTKCMEEAGDKNIDPHVAWVQQVGGRNRGRYYGLTGIIEKDKVDEVAKSMPDCFGKNGQRQKFTQEQVQQMINQALQGLNETWEQKFKSLEQSVRGVPLLGSDPKHPPGSSAARQGGQEDQLRHLDASYSHTGGSDADDDVEVVSTSV from the exons atggcgccgccgccggaatTCGTCGAGGTGCGGTGCGCGGGGTGCGGCGAGACGCTGGAGGTGGAGCCGGGGCTCTCCGAGTTCGCTTGCCCCGACTGCGGGACCCAGCAGGCGCTCCCGCCGGAGCTCATGCCCCCACCCCCGCCGCGCCCGCGCAGGGCGCTGCCCATCCCAAGCCGCCgacccgccgccgccacggcgcCAGTGCCTGTTCCCGTacccgtgcccgtgcccgtgcctgTGCCGGCTCCCGCGAGTTTGCCGTGCGTCGCCTGCTCCGCGCTGCTGAGCGTGCCGGCGGGCCTCGCGCGCTTCGCGTGCCCTCTTTGCAGTGTCGAGCTTACCGTCGACGGCGGGCGTCTCCGGGTATACCTCGCCTCGCCGCCCCACGCCACAGTCTCAGTCCTGGCGCCGCCCCCAGCCGGCATTACTTTGAGGCCATCTCCACACCGGCGTCTCGAG CAGGGTCAAGTAGAAAAGTATAATCACCCGACTCGTTCAGTTCATAGAGAGGAGGCCTTCAGTTCTTCTAGAACAGAAGCAATCCACACCGTGTTGGCACAAAAAGAGTCCAGTATCTATTCAGCTCACAGAGAGGAGTCACGTATTGAAGCACTCAGTAAGACTATTGCAAAGGCTAGCGAGAGGAAGACTAAATTGCCTGCTTGTCTTGAATCTACTGGCGTGGTACGTCCAGAGCCTCCCGTACACTCAAGCTCAGCCTCTCGGGCACAAGTTCATCCTTCCAATTATTCATTTCGTGCCCAAGAACAGCAACCTGTGGAGGACACTGCAAGTCAAGGAGAGCACATAAATGAAAATCGAGCTGTATCAAGTACCTTCCAGCATGAAACAATAGAGACCTCAAATCCAGTCAACCGTGTTGAACAGGACCAAGGTGAGTATCACAGCAAAACAACTGGATGGAATCTGAAGAGGAAAAGGAGTGGTGGGACAGCCAGTGGTCAGAAGGGGAAAAAGAAGGGCTTGCCTTGTTATCCAAATGGAGGCCCCCATCTTAGGCGTAGTGCACGTTTGTCAAAGCAGCCAGAAAATCCTATCAACAATGAGCCTGCTCAGCAGCCAGCTGCTTCGAATCAATGTAATTCGGATTTAGATCTAAACATTGATAAAATCATTTCCAATCTGTGTCGCAGTCCATCGCCTCAGCTTCAAATGCCTCGAGCAAGCTCAAACCAGTCAGGCAGAGTTGATGCAGCCACTGGACCACCTGTGTCAAATCATACTGCACCTCAAGATAGGCAACTCCCACTCAGCTACAGTCAATTGTACCCTCCAGAGGTCCCCGGTGAACACTGGCTTGATAGAAGTGGTGACGAGCAGCCACATTCACCAGATGCCCGATTTCATGATGTGCATATGCAAGGGCAATGGCAACAG GAGGATGCTCAGAGGGGCCACTCCCTATTAGGATCTGTTGTGAAATCATCAGGGAAGCGTAGAGGACGTGGACATCAACCTACAAGACTAACCCAACCACGAAGGGAGGTTGACAGGCCTGTCTTGACACCTAATATTATTGA CAAATGGGACGTCGATCCACCTTGTCCTAAGGTGGCCTCTACCATCACTGTTCTTTTGAAGCAGAAGTACCCTGGGTCTACCTATCTGCCAGCTGGTCAGCGAAGAGAAGATCCACCCAGTGGGGAAATGGTTCTCCACTGGCAACAGTATCCTCCAGAAACAAGGGATGTTATTTTGAATGAATTTCTT CAACGCTACAAGTGGGCCCCTGGCCGAGAAGCAGAGTGTCTGAAGGTATTTGAACGCAGAGCAGCAAGGCAGTTTGCTTCTATCCTAAGCCAAGAGAAGCGCAATGTTAGAGCAAAGTTTGCTGCAGTAGACAAATCCAATGAAACTTCAGGTGCGCATAGGTCCAACGGACATGCAGAGTCAGAAGAGGaagatcaagaagaagaagaacccaaGGACCAGCAGGCATTAGAGAGAACTGATGATGAAGACCCCTTGCTGTGGAAACCTTTCCCCCCTGCATGGATGCTTCCGAATTGGTGGGAAAGGTTATGCGAGCACTGGGCCAAAGAAGAAGTCTTAAAGATGTCTTCCCAGAACAGGAAGAACCGATTCACTAAAGGCCGTGCTCATCACACGTCGGGTTCACGGAGCATTGCCATCCACAGGCAGCTTATG GTTATAGAAAATGGTGGGATGCCAGTGTCAGAACTAGAGGTATTCAACAAGACCCATAGGCGTAAAGGTGGCACAGGGGAATTCGTCAGCGAGAGAGCAAAGCGAACTGTG GAGGGCTTCACGAAATGTATGGAGGAGGCTGGTGATAAGAACATAGACCCCCACGTTGCATGGGTGCAGCAAGTAGGGGGACGGAACCGTGGAAGGTACTATGGGCTCACTGGTATCATTGAGAAGGACAAGGTTGATGAAGTAGCAAAGTCCATGCCAGATTGTTTTGGTAAAAATGGGCAACGGCAGAAATTCACACAGGAGCAGGTGCAGCAGATGATTAATCAGGCCTTGCAGGGGTTAAATGAAACCTGGGAGCAGAAGTTTAAGTCCTTGGAGCAAAGTGTGCGTGGTGTGCCACTGTTAGGTAGTGATCCCAAG CATCCTCCTGGATCTTCTGCGGCTAGACAGGGAGGCCAGGAGGATCAGTTAAGACATCTG GATGCGTCATATTCGCACACCGGGGGAAGCGACGCGGATGACGATGTTGAAGTGGTGTCTACCAGCGTCTGA
- the LOC8072321 gene encoding uncharacterized protein LOC8072321 isoform X4, translating to MAPPPEFVEVRCAGCGETLEVEPGLSEFACPDCGTQQALPPELMPPPPPRPRRALPIPSRRPAAATAPVPVPVPVPVPVPVPAPASLPCVACSALLSVPAGLARFACPLCSVELTVDGGRLRVYLASPPHATVSVLAPPPAGITLRPSPHRRLEQGQVEKYNHPTRSVHREEAFSSSRTEAIHTVLAQKESSIYSAHREESRIEALSKTIAKASERKTKLPACLESTGVVRPEPPVHSSSASRAQVHPSNYSFRAQEQQPVEDTASQGEHINENRAVSSTFQHETIETSNPVNRVEQDQGEYHSKTTGWNLKRKRSGGTASGQKGKKKGLPCYPNGGPHLRRSARLSKQPENPINNEPAQQPAASNQCNSDLDLNIDKIISNLCRSPSPQLQMPRASSNQSGRVDAATGPPVSNHTAPQDRQLPLSYSQLYPPEVPGEHWLDRSGDEQPHSPDARFHDVHMQGQWQQEDAQRGHSLLGSVVKSSGKRRGRGHQPTRLTQPRREVDRPVLTPNIIDKWDVDPPCPKVASTITVLLKQKYPGSTYLPAGQRREDPPSGEMVLHWQQYPPETRDVILNEFLQRYKWAPGREAECLKVFERRAARQFASILSQEKRNVRAKFAAVDKSNETSGAHRSNGHAESEEEDQEEEEPKDQQALERTDDEDPLLWKPFPPAWMLPNWWERLCEHWAKEEVLKMSSQNRKNRFTKGRAHHTSGSRSIAIHRQLMVIENGGMPVSELEVFNKTHRRKGGTGEFVSERAKRTVEGFTKCMEEAGDKNIDPHVAWVQQVGGRNRGRYYGLTGIIEKDKVDEVAKSMPDCFGKNGQRQKFTQEQVQQMINQALQGLNETWEQKFKSLEQSVRGVPLLGSDPKDASYSHTGGSDADDDVEVVSTSV from the exons atggcgccgccgccggaatTCGTCGAGGTGCGGTGCGCGGGGTGCGGCGAGACGCTGGAGGTGGAGCCGGGGCTCTCCGAGTTCGCTTGCCCCGACTGCGGGACCCAGCAGGCGCTCCCGCCGGAGCTCATGCCCCCACCCCCGCCGCGCCCGCGCAGGGCGCTGCCCATCCCAAGCCGCCgacccgccgccgccacggcgcCAGTGCCTGTTCCCGTacccgtgcccgtgcccgtgcctgTGCCGGCTCCCGCGAGTTTGCCGTGCGTCGCCTGCTCCGCGCTGCTGAGCGTGCCGGCGGGCCTCGCGCGCTTCGCGTGCCCTCTTTGCAGTGTCGAGCTTACCGTCGACGGCGGGCGTCTCCGGGTATACCTCGCCTCGCCGCCCCACGCCACAGTCTCAGTCCTGGCGCCGCCCCCAGCCGGCATTACTTTGAGGCCATCTCCACACCGGCGTCTCGAG CAGGGTCAAGTAGAAAAGTATAATCACCCGACTCGTTCAGTTCATAGAGAGGAGGCCTTCAGTTCTTCTAGAACAGAAGCAATCCACACCGTGTTGGCACAAAAAGAGTCCAGTATCTATTCAGCTCACAGAGAGGAGTCACGTATTGAAGCACTCAGTAAGACTATTGCAAAGGCTAGCGAGAGGAAGACTAAATTGCCTGCTTGTCTTGAATCTACTGGCGTGGTACGTCCAGAGCCTCCCGTACACTCAAGCTCAGCCTCTCGGGCACAAGTTCATCCTTCCAATTATTCATTTCGTGCCCAAGAACAGCAACCTGTGGAGGACACTGCAAGTCAAGGAGAGCACATAAATGAAAATCGAGCTGTATCAAGTACCTTCCAGCATGAAACAATAGAGACCTCAAATCCAGTCAACCGTGTTGAACAGGACCAAGGTGAGTATCACAGCAAAACAACTGGATGGAATCTGAAGAGGAAAAGGAGTGGTGGGACAGCCAGTGGTCAGAAGGGGAAAAAGAAGGGCTTGCCTTGTTATCCAAATGGAGGCCCCCATCTTAGGCGTAGTGCACGTTTGTCAAAGCAGCCAGAAAATCCTATCAACAATGAGCCTGCTCAGCAGCCAGCTGCTTCGAATCAATGTAATTCGGATTTAGATCTAAACATTGATAAAATCATTTCCAATCTGTGTCGCAGTCCATCGCCTCAGCTTCAAATGCCTCGAGCAAGCTCAAACCAGTCAGGCAGAGTTGATGCAGCCACTGGACCACCTGTGTCAAATCATACTGCACCTCAAGATAGGCAACTCCCACTCAGCTACAGTCAATTGTACCCTCCAGAGGTCCCCGGTGAACACTGGCTTGATAGAAGTGGTGACGAGCAGCCACATTCACCAGATGCCCGATTTCATGATGTGCATATGCAAGGGCAATGGCAACAG GAGGATGCTCAGAGGGGCCACTCCCTATTAGGATCTGTTGTGAAATCATCAGGGAAGCGTAGAGGACGTGGACATCAACCTACAAGACTAACCCAACCACGAAGGGAGGTTGACAGGCCTGTCTTGACACCTAATATTATTGA CAAATGGGACGTCGATCCACCTTGTCCTAAGGTGGCCTCTACCATCACTGTTCTTTTGAAGCAGAAGTACCCTGGGTCTACCTATCTGCCAGCTGGTCAGCGAAGAGAAGATCCACCCAGTGGGGAAATGGTTCTCCACTGGCAACAGTATCCTCCAGAAACAAGGGATGTTATTTTGAATGAATTTCTT CAACGCTACAAGTGGGCCCCTGGCCGAGAAGCAGAGTGTCTGAAGGTATTTGAACGCAGAGCAGCAAGGCAGTTTGCTTCTATCCTAAGCCAAGAGAAGCGCAATGTTAGAGCAAAGTTTGCTGCAGTAGACAAATCCAATGAAACTTCAGGTGCGCATAGGTCCAACGGACATGCAGAGTCAGAAGAGGaagatcaagaagaagaagaacccaaGGACCAGCAGGCATTAGAGAGAACTGATGATGAAGACCCCTTGCTGTGGAAACCTTTCCCCCCTGCATGGATGCTTCCGAATTGGTGGGAAAGGTTATGCGAGCACTGGGCCAAAGAAGAAGTCTTAAAGATGTCTTCCCAGAACAGGAAGAACCGATTCACTAAAGGCCGTGCTCATCACACGTCGGGTTCACGGAGCATTGCCATCCACAGGCAGCTTATG GTTATAGAAAATGGTGGGATGCCAGTGTCAGAACTAGAGGTATTCAACAAGACCCATAGGCGTAAAGGTGGCACAGGGGAATTCGTCAGCGAGAGAGCAAAGCGAACTGTG GAGGGCTTCACGAAATGTATGGAGGAGGCTGGTGATAAGAACATAGACCCCCACGTTGCATGGGTGCAGCAAGTAGGGGGACGGAACCGTGGAAGGTACTATGGGCTCACTGGTATCATTGAGAAGGACAAGGTTGATGAAGTAGCAAAGTCCATGCCAGATTGTTTTGGTAAAAATGGGCAACGGCAGAAATTCACACAGGAGCAGGTGCAGCAGATGATTAATCAGGCCTTGCAGGGGTTAAATGAAACCTGGGAGCAGAAGTTTAAGTCCTTGGAGCAAAGTGTGCGTGGTGTGCCACTGTTAGGTAGTGATCCCAAG GATGCGTCATATTCGCACACCGGGGGAAGCGACGCGGATGACGATGTTGAAGTGGTGTCTACCAGCGTCTGA